A genomic region of Bactrocera dorsalis isolate Fly_Bdor chromosome 3, ASM2337382v1, whole genome shotgun sequence contains the following coding sequences:
- the LOC105222224 gene encoding tetratricopeptide repeat protein 7B isoform X3 gives MAGRMRNTTKVEALIESCRSEGKWQRVIELTEELKTGSPNNECLANFLIGEAKLENYLEENAPIESNFAKAKSGLQDARRCLHLVTGESGQKAGIALDAYLLLAKLCYACGEYEKSLENFVKAELNTLAEKELTLRSLKILAESYAIKGLCLENQTSKPTSKFKKAEKEAEMITCFERATDLGLLYLQEQDIASYSSATNSAANAGSMLAINSTSNMGGLQSSLGGSSLTISTTIPANPLELKRHMGAILETALQRAPIVLIKAGKLQEAIERYRTMLNAIETKTTQSLRLTLARQLAEVLLRGVSGTIYTAPFTKKPTGQALRSTTTKRLWKPRKYAARNQFTPRNHHEETLLLLLISEALAVRDTVLSQSPEFRVARQHAMGNASAVYDLLTLATVRWGLVNMLQESFEKALKFSFGEQHVWRQYGISLMAAGKHAHALRVLQESIKLTPSDPLPCLMAARLCYESLALIKEGLDFAHQALKRETKGIRPTRSQLFVGIGYQQLAILTTLKSERDSYNKLALESLEKAVQNDDNDHLCEYYLSLQYALLGNIAEALTHVRFALALRTEHAPSLHLFALLLTASRRPREALAVVEDALDEFPDNLNLLHVKAHLQLHLQDAELSLVSVQKMLAIWRELYEGQVSVEEEKHSDTRSIVVHMNPTAVSSQMSDKDSISRVEQALSEAASSLSSFTPRPGPQRPWMIQIKIWLLLADAYLNIEQPHEALNCIQEASQIYPLSHQIMFMRGQIYLYLEQWNDAKQCFLNAVSANPNHTEALRALGETHHVLGEPRLAEKMLKDAARLDPNCPKIWFSLGKVMETLGDYTASADCMATALQLEPTCPVLPFTSIPLTFD, from the exons AATGCCTTGCGAATTTCCTAATTGGTGAGGCGAAACTTGAAAACTACCTCGAAGAAAATGCTCCCATCGAAAGTAATTTTGCCAAAGCCAAAAGTGGACTGCAGGACGCACGTCGCTGTTTACATCTAGTAACGGGGGAAAGTGGCCAGAAGGCAGGCATAGCTTTGGATGCATATTTGCTTTTGGCAAAGCTCTGCTACGCTTGCGGCGAATATGAGAAAAGTTTAGAAAACTTTGTTAAAGCCGAGCTAAATACCTTAGCTGAAAAAGAATTGACGCT ACGTAGCCTGAAAATATTAGCTGAATCATATGCCATTAAAGGGTTGTGCTTGGAAAACCAAACCAGTAAACCGacgtcaaaattcaaaaaggcCGAAAAGGAAGCCGAAATG ATTACTTGCTTCGAGCGTGCCACAGACTTAGGACTACTATACCTTCAAGAACAGGATATTGCGTCATATTCATCTGCGACCAATAGCGCAGCCAATGCCGGGTCGATGCTAGCAATAAATTCCACTAGTAATATGGGTGGACTGCAATCCTCGCTAGGAGGTAGTAGCTTAACTATAAGCACCACTATACCTGCCAATCCTTTGGAACTTAAGCGACATATGGGCGCAATTCTCGAAACTGCATTGCAACGCGCGCCAATTGTACTTATCAAGGCGGGCAAATTGCAGGAGGCAATCGAACGCTACCGCACCATGTTGAATGCCATTGAAACTAAAACGACACAGTCATTGCGCCTAACATTAGCGCGACAATTGGCTGAGGTACTGCTTCGCGGTGTCTCGGGGACCATTTATACAGCACCCTTCACGAAAAAGCCCACTGGGCAGGCACTTCGTTCCACCACAACGAAACGTTTGTGGAAACCGCGTAAATATGCAGCACGTAATCAGTTTACACCACGTAATCATCACGAGGAAACACTATTACTACTACTCATATCAGAAGCATTAGCGGTGCGTGACACAGTGCTCTCACAGAGTCCTGAATTTCGTGTGGCGCGTCAACATGCTATGGGTAACGCTTCGGCAGTATATGATCTGCTAACACTTGCAACCGTGCGCTGGGGCTTGGTGAATATGTTGCAGGAGTCCTTTGAGAAGGCATTAAAATTTTCCTTCGGCGAACAGCATGTATGGCGGCAATATGGTATAAGTCTAATGGCCGCCGGGAAGCATGCGCACGCACTACGTGTGCTACAAGAATCCATCAAATTGACGCCAAGTGATCCATTACCCTGCTTGATGGCAGCGCGTTTGTGCTACGAATCTTTAGCGTTGATCAAAGAGGGGCTCGACTTTGCGCATCAGGCACTTAAGCGCGAAACCAAAG gtATACGACCAACGCGGAGTCAACTTTTCGTCGGTATTGGTTACCAGCAATTGGCGATACTGACAACCCTTAAATCCGAGCGTGATTCCTACAATAAGCTGGCATTAGAGTCACTTGAGAAGGCTGTACAAAACGATGACAACGATCATCTATGCGAATACTATCTTTCATTGCAGTATGCATTACTTGGTAATATCGCGGAGGCGCTCACACATGTACGCTTTGCGTTAGCATTGCGCACTGAACATGCACCCAGTTTGCATTTATTCGCTTTATTATTGACCGCATCGCGTCGGCCACGTGAAGCGCTGGCTGTTGTGGAAGATGCGCTGGACGAATTTCCAGATAACTTGAATTTACTGCATGTAAAAGCCCACCTGCAATTGCATTTACAAGACGCCGAATTATCGCTGGTATCGGTGCAAAAGATGCTGGCCATTTGGCGTGAATTGTACGAGGGACAAGTGAGTGTGGAGGAGGAGAAGCATTCCGATACCAGAAGTATTGTGGTGCACATGAATCCAACAGCAGTGTCATCGCAAATGTCAGATAAGGATTCAA TTTCGCGTGTTGAACAAGCTTTAAGTGAAGCAGCCAGCTCACTGAGTTCTTTTACACCACGTCCGGGACCGCAGCGGCCATGGATGATACAGATTAAG ATTTGGCTGCTGCTCGCCGATGCATATTTGAACATCGAACAGccgcatgaagcattgaattgCATACAAGAGGCATCACAAATCTATCCGCTCTCACATCAAATTATGTTTATG CGCGGTCAAATTTACTTATATCTAGAGCAGTGGAACGATGCGAAACAGTGTTTCCTTAACGCCGTTTCGGCCAATCCAAATCACACAGAGGCATTACGCGCGCTCGGCGAAACACATCACGTGCTTGGCGAACCACGCCTGGCGGAGAAGATGCTGAAGGATGCCGCGCGCTTGGATCCCAACTGCCCAAAAATATG GTTCAGTTTGGGCAAAGTTATGGAGACACTGGGAGATTACACTGCCTCTGCTGATTGTATGGCGACTGCATTGCAGTTGGAGCCTACATGTCCCGTACTTCCATTTACCTCAATACCATTGACCTTCGATTGA
- the LOC105222224 gene encoding tetratricopeptide repeat protein 7B isoform X1 — translation MAGRMRNTTKVEALIESCRSEGKWQRVIELTEELKTGSPNNECLANFLIGEAKLENYLEENAPIESNFAKAKSGLQDARRCLHLVTGESGQKAGIALDAYLLLAKLCYACGEYEKSLENFVKAELNTLAEKELTLRSLKILAESYAIKGLCLENQTSKPTSKFKKAEKEAEMITCFERATDLGLLYLQEQDIASYSSATNSAANAGSMLAINSTSNMGGLQSSLGGSSLTISTTIPANPLELKRHMGAILETALQRAPIVLIKAGKLQEAIERYRTMLNAIETKTTQSLRLTLARQLAEVLLRGVSGTIYTAPFTKKPTGQALRSTTTKRLWKPRKYAARNQFTPRNHHEETLLLLLISEALAVRDTVLSQSPEFRVARQHAMGNASAVYDLLTLATVRWGLVNMLQESFEKALKFSFGEQHVWRQYGISLMAAGKHAHALRVLQESIKLTPSDPLPCLMAARLCYESLALIKEGLDFAHQALKRETKGIRPTRSQLFVGIGYQQLAILTTLKSERDSYNKLALESLEKAVQNDDNDHLCEYYLSLQYALLGNIAEALTHVRFALALRTEHAPSLHLFALLLTASRRPREALAVVEDALDEFPDNLNLLHVKAHLQLHLQDAELSLVSVQKMLAIWRELYEGQVSVEEEKHSDTRSIVVHMNPTAVSSQMSDKDSNSVYAASLAAVSRVEQALSEAASSLSSFTPRPGPQRPWMIQIKIWLLLADAYLNIEQPHEALNCIQEASQIYPLSHQIMFMRGQIYLYLEQWNDAKQCFLNAVSANPNHTEALRALGETHHVLGEPRLAEKMLKDAARLDPNCPKIWFSLGKVMETLGDYTASADCMATALQLEPTCPVLPFTSIPLTFD, via the exons AATGCCTTGCGAATTTCCTAATTGGTGAGGCGAAACTTGAAAACTACCTCGAAGAAAATGCTCCCATCGAAAGTAATTTTGCCAAAGCCAAAAGTGGACTGCAGGACGCACGTCGCTGTTTACATCTAGTAACGGGGGAAAGTGGCCAGAAGGCAGGCATAGCTTTGGATGCATATTTGCTTTTGGCAAAGCTCTGCTACGCTTGCGGCGAATATGAGAAAAGTTTAGAAAACTTTGTTAAAGCCGAGCTAAATACCTTAGCTGAAAAAGAATTGACGCT ACGTAGCCTGAAAATATTAGCTGAATCATATGCCATTAAAGGGTTGTGCTTGGAAAACCAAACCAGTAAACCGacgtcaaaattcaaaaaggcCGAAAAGGAAGCCGAAATG ATTACTTGCTTCGAGCGTGCCACAGACTTAGGACTACTATACCTTCAAGAACAGGATATTGCGTCATATTCATCTGCGACCAATAGCGCAGCCAATGCCGGGTCGATGCTAGCAATAAATTCCACTAGTAATATGGGTGGACTGCAATCCTCGCTAGGAGGTAGTAGCTTAACTATAAGCACCACTATACCTGCCAATCCTTTGGAACTTAAGCGACATATGGGCGCAATTCTCGAAACTGCATTGCAACGCGCGCCAATTGTACTTATCAAGGCGGGCAAATTGCAGGAGGCAATCGAACGCTACCGCACCATGTTGAATGCCATTGAAACTAAAACGACACAGTCATTGCGCCTAACATTAGCGCGACAATTGGCTGAGGTACTGCTTCGCGGTGTCTCGGGGACCATTTATACAGCACCCTTCACGAAAAAGCCCACTGGGCAGGCACTTCGTTCCACCACAACGAAACGTTTGTGGAAACCGCGTAAATATGCAGCACGTAATCAGTTTACACCACGTAATCATCACGAGGAAACACTATTACTACTACTCATATCAGAAGCATTAGCGGTGCGTGACACAGTGCTCTCACAGAGTCCTGAATTTCGTGTGGCGCGTCAACATGCTATGGGTAACGCTTCGGCAGTATATGATCTGCTAACACTTGCAACCGTGCGCTGGGGCTTGGTGAATATGTTGCAGGAGTCCTTTGAGAAGGCATTAAAATTTTCCTTCGGCGAACAGCATGTATGGCGGCAATATGGTATAAGTCTAATGGCCGCCGGGAAGCATGCGCACGCACTACGTGTGCTACAAGAATCCATCAAATTGACGCCAAGTGATCCATTACCCTGCTTGATGGCAGCGCGTTTGTGCTACGAATCTTTAGCGTTGATCAAAGAGGGGCTCGACTTTGCGCATCAGGCACTTAAGCGCGAAACCAAAG gtATACGACCAACGCGGAGTCAACTTTTCGTCGGTATTGGTTACCAGCAATTGGCGATACTGACAACCCTTAAATCCGAGCGTGATTCCTACAATAAGCTGGCATTAGAGTCACTTGAGAAGGCTGTACAAAACGATGACAACGATCATCTATGCGAATACTATCTTTCATTGCAGTATGCATTACTTGGTAATATCGCGGAGGCGCTCACACATGTACGCTTTGCGTTAGCATTGCGCACTGAACATGCACCCAGTTTGCATTTATTCGCTTTATTATTGACCGCATCGCGTCGGCCACGTGAAGCGCTGGCTGTTGTGGAAGATGCGCTGGACGAATTTCCAGATAACTTGAATTTACTGCATGTAAAAGCCCACCTGCAATTGCATTTACAAGACGCCGAATTATCGCTGGTATCGGTGCAAAAGATGCTGGCCATTTGGCGTGAATTGTACGAGGGACAAGTGAGTGTGGAGGAGGAGAAGCATTCCGATACCAGAAGTATTGTGGTGCACATGAATCCAACAGCAGTGTCATCGCAAATGTCAGATAAGGATTCAA ATTCTGTGTATGCGGCTTCTTTGGCGGCAGTTTCGCGTGTTGAACAAGCTTTAAGTGAAGCAGCCAGCTCACTGAGTTCTTTTACACCACGTCCGGGACCGCAGCGGCCATGGATGATACAGATTAAG ATTTGGCTGCTGCTCGCCGATGCATATTTGAACATCGAACAGccgcatgaagcattgaattgCATACAAGAGGCATCACAAATCTATCCGCTCTCACATCAAATTATGTTTATG CGCGGTCAAATTTACTTATATCTAGAGCAGTGGAACGATGCGAAACAGTGTTTCCTTAACGCCGTTTCGGCCAATCCAAATCACACAGAGGCATTACGCGCGCTCGGCGAAACACATCACGTGCTTGGCGAACCACGCCTGGCGGAGAAGATGCTGAAGGATGCCGCGCGCTTGGATCCCAACTGCCCAAAAATATG GTTCAGTTTGGGCAAAGTTATGGAGACACTGGGAGATTACACTGCCTCTGCTGATTGTATGGCGACTGCATTGCAGTTGGAGCCTACATGTCCCGTACTTCCATTTACCTCAATACCATTGACCTTCGATTGA
- the LOC105222224 gene encoding tetratricopeptide repeat protein 7B isoform X2 encodes MRNTTKVEALIESCRSEGKWQRVIELTEELKTGSPNNECLANFLIGEAKLENYLEENAPIESNFAKAKSGLQDARRCLHLVTGESGQKAGIALDAYLLLAKLCYACGEYEKSLENFVKAELNTLAEKELTLRSLKILAESYAIKGLCLENQTSKPTSKFKKAEKEAEMITCFERATDLGLLYLQEQDIASYSSATNSAANAGSMLAINSTSNMGGLQSSLGGSSLTISTTIPANPLELKRHMGAILETALQRAPIVLIKAGKLQEAIERYRTMLNAIETKTTQSLRLTLARQLAEVLLRGVSGTIYTAPFTKKPTGQALRSTTTKRLWKPRKYAARNQFTPRNHHEETLLLLLISEALAVRDTVLSQSPEFRVARQHAMGNASAVYDLLTLATVRWGLVNMLQESFEKALKFSFGEQHVWRQYGISLMAAGKHAHALRVLQESIKLTPSDPLPCLMAARLCYESLALIKEGLDFAHQALKRETKGIRPTRSQLFVGIGYQQLAILTTLKSERDSYNKLALESLEKAVQNDDNDHLCEYYLSLQYALLGNIAEALTHVRFALALRTEHAPSLHLFALLLTASRRPREALAVVEDALDEFPDNLNLLHVKAHLQLHLQDAELSLVSVQKMLAIWRELYEGQVSVEEEKHSDTRSIVVHMNPTAVSSQMSDKDSNSVYAASLAAVSRVEQALSEAASSLSSFTPRPGPQRPWMIQIKIWLLLADAYLNIEQPHEALNCIQEASQIYPLSHQIMFMRGQIYLYLEQWNDAKQCFLNAVSANPNHTEALRALGETHHVLGEPRLAEKMLKDAARLDPNCPKIWFSLGKVMETLGDYTASADCMATALQLEPTCPVLPFTSIPLTFD; translated from the exons AATGCCTTGCGAATTTCCTAATTGGTGAGGCGAAACTTGAAAACTACCTCGAAGAAAATGCTCCCATCGAAAGTAATTTTGCCAAAGCCAAAAGTGGACTGCAGGACGCACGTCGCTGTTTACATCTAGTAACGGGGGAAAGTGGCCAGAAGGCAGGCATAGCTTTGGATGCATATTTGCTTTTGGCAAAGCTCTGCTACGCTTGCGGCGAATATGAGAAAAGTTTAGAAAACTTTGTTAAAGCCGAGCTAAATACCTTAGCTGAAAAAGAATTGACGCT ACGTAGCCTGAAAATATTAGCTGAATCATATGCCATTAAAGGGTTGTGCTTGGAAAACCAAACCAGTAAACCGacgtcaaaattcaaaaaggcCGAAAAGGAAGCCGAAATG ATTACTTGCTTCGAGCGTGCCACAGACTTAGGACTACTATACCTTCAAGAACAGGATATTGCGTCATATTCATCTGCGACCAATAGCGCAGCCAATGCCGGGTCGATGCTAGCAATAAATTCCACTAGTAATATGGGTGGACTGCAATCCTCGCTAGGAGGTAGTAGCTTAACTATAAGCACCACTATACCTGCCAATCCTTTGGAACTTAAGCGACATATGGGCGCAATTCTCGAAACTGCATTGCAACGCGCGCCAATTGTACTTATCAAGGCGGGCAAATTGCAGGAGGCAATCGAACGCTACCGCACCATGTTGAATGCCATTGAAACTAAAACGACACAGTCATTGCGCCTAACATTAGCGCGACAATTGGCTGAGGTACTGCTTCGCGGTGTCTCGGGGACCATTTATACAGCACCCTTCACGAAAAAGCCCACTGGGCAGGCACTTCGTTCCACCACAACGAAACGTTTGTGGAAACCGCGTAAATATGCAGCACGTAATCAGTTTACACCACGTAATCATCACGAGGAAACACTATTACTACTACTCATATCAGAAGCATTAGCGGTGCGTGACACAGTGCTCTCACAGAGTCCTGAATTTCGTGTGGCGCGTCAACATGCTATGGGTAACGCTTCGGCAGTATATGATCTGCTAACACTTGCAACCGTGCGCTGGGGCTTGGTGAATATGTTGCAGGAGTCCTTTGAGAAGGCATTAAAATTTTCCTTCGGCGAACAGCATGTATGGCGGCAATATGGTATAAGTCTAATGGCCGCCGGGAAGCATGCGCACGCACTACGTGTGCTACAAGAATCCATCAAATTGACGCCAAGTGATCCATTACCCTGCTTGATGGCAGCGCGTTTGTGCTACGAATCTTTAGCGTTGATCAAAGAGGGGCTCGACTTTGCGCATCAGGCACTTAAGCGCGAAACCAAAG gtATACGACCAACGCGGAGTCAACTTTTCGTCGGTATTGGTTACCAGCAATTGGCGATACTGACAACCCTTAAATCCGAGCGTGATTCCTACAATAAGCTGGCATTAGAGTCACTTGAGAAGGCTGTACAAAACGATGACAACGATCATCTATGCGAATACTATCTTTCATTGCAGTATGCATTACTTGGTAATATCGCGGAGGCGCTCACACATGTACGCTTTGCGTTAGCATTGCGCACTGAACATGCACCCAGTTTGCATTTATTCGCTTTATTATTGACCGCATCGCGTCGGCCACGTGAAGCGCTGGCTGTTGTGGAAGATGCGCTGGACGAATTTCCAGATAACTTGAATTTACTGCATGTAAAAGCCCACCTGCAATTGCATTTACAAGACGCCGAATTATCGCTGGTATCGGTGCAAAAGATGCTGGCCATTTGGCGTGAATTGTACGAGGGACAAGTGAGTGTGGAGGAGGAGAAGCATTCCGATACCAGAAGTATTGTGGTGCACATGAATCCAACAGCAGTGTCATCGCAAATGTCAGATAAGGATTCAA ATTCTGTGTATGCGGCTTCTTTGGCGGCAGTTTCGCGTGTTGAACAAGCTTTAAGTGAAGCAGCCAGCTCACTGAGTTCTTTTACACCACGTCCGGGACCGCAGCGGCCATGGATGATACAGATTAAG ATTTGGCTGCTGCTCGCCGATGCATATTTGAACATCGAACAGccgcatgaagcattgaattgCATACAAGAGGCATCACAAATCTATCCGCTCTCACATCAAATTATGTTTATG CGCGGTCAAATTTACTTATATCTAGAGCAGTGGAACGATGCGAAACAGTGTTTCCTTAACGCCGTTTCGGCCAATCCAAATCACACAGAGGCATTACGCGCGCTCGGCGAAACACATCACGTGCTTGGCGAACCACGCCTGGCGGAGAAGATGCTGAAGGATGCCGCGCGCTTGGATCCCAACTGCCCAAAAATATG GTTCAGTTTGGGCAAAGTTATGGAGACACTGGGAGATTACACTGCCTCTGCTGATTGTATGGCGACTGCATTGCAGTTGGAGCCTACATGTCCCGTACTTCCATTTACCTCAATACCATTGACCTTCGATTGA
- the T126a gene encoding uncharacterized protein T126a gives MALSHARKEEIPKDAVIISEEQALAYQWSVISGWENRWDVWSLRYGPGILGAMAAATGIYVNNHYRRKLKLGNYGKASTYLPIVVIPAMFSVLSHKFMVQRYVILGQNNDCPLCLQLRAGTLQAGLGVCYPTLLAPFAAFMFATRHYTYRLPSVTKEPLEVFKLWQGMTRPILPILGAALAGQAVVAMYMTYKEQMQNWRLHLKMQHLEQLAEEKQQEEIALEAAKNF, from the coding sequence ATGGCACTTTCACATGCCCGGAAAGAGGAGATTCCTAAAGATGCTGTAATTATTAGTGAGGAGCAAGCACTAGCATACCAGTGGAGTGTTATTTCGGGATGGGAAAATCGGTGGGATGTGTGGAGCTTACGCTATGGGCCCGGCATACTAGGAGCTATGGCAGCGGCTACAGGCATCTACGTTAACAATCACTATCGCCGGAAATTGAAACTAGGCAATTATGGCAAGGCATCCACATACCTGCCAATCGTAGTCATACCTGCCATGTTTTCAGTGTTGTCACACAAATTTATGGTGCAAAGATATGTAATATTGGGTCAAAACAACGATTGTCCACTTTGCTTGCAATTACGTGCAGGTACTTTACAAGCCGGTCTAGGCGTTTGCTACCCAACTTTATTGGCACCTTTCGCAGCTTTCATGTTTGCCACACGTCATTACACGTATCGTTTGCCATCCGTAACGAAAGAGCCACTAGAAGTGTTTAAACTATGGCAGGGCATGACGCGACCTATATTGCCGATACTGGGAGCGGCGTTAGCTGGACAGGCAGTTGTGGCTATGTATATGACTTACAAAGAACAGATGCAAAATTGGCGCTTACATTTAAAAATGCAGCATTTAGAACAGTTAGCGGAGGAAAAGCAGCAGGAGGAAATAGCATTGGAGGCAGCAAAGAATTTTTAA
- the LOC105222222 gene encoding SH3 domain-binding protein 5 homolog — MAAAAESTELDPRIKIELENLNSATDEINKLEIELEEANSTFRILLNESTRRLKLSSKKLGSCIEKARPYYEALEKAREAQIECQKAAVKFQRANEIHAAAKETVALAEQRFMSNSHEWQFDNAWQEMLNHATQKVMDAEKQKAECHEEHQQRAMVFSTAEQTVQQLEERFRRSINKSRPYFEEKQICNDQLLTQKERIHELQQQVQTAKNTYATALRNLERISEDIHRQRGDFQQMGAPPPGPREPGVGAELNSPTTTTLPPLPDFQLELEKCDYPSIAGSQISLSGNSHRSSDLASVSTQPASMSHSVGGDESETEECEADYADSAELNGVVDERDLEELRQKVKILAVRPIEGGDGEQQRNDMWEHELTATVNKLDQLMLMNECALKQQKQLKMKQQQQQQQKQPERQMTGAGVRPVSLGAEAPAQMYDIVHAKPAAVVEEIDEDDVDVVVVTGKAGPLVQITHAKQPEPQVDAGVVSYPATPEHTVQPLKKLQQKLGPLPTVNVSMRELPLLARLSNEILDRTTSNNRVRQLRRRSLD; from the exons ATCGAATTGGAGAATCTCAATAGCGCAACAGATGAAATTAATAAGCTCGAAATTGAATTAGAG GAAGCTAATTCCACATTCCGTATACTCTTAAATGAATCTACAAGACGACTAAAATTATCATCAAAAAAGTTGGGCAGCTGCATTGAAAAGGCACGACCCTACTATGAGGCATTGGAAAAAGCGCGTGAGGCGCAAATTGAGTGCCAGAAGGCGGCAGTGAAATTTCAACGCGCTAATG AAATTCATGCTGCCGCTAAGGAAACCGTGGCTTTAGCCGAGCAGCGTTTTATGTCCAATTCACACGAGTGGCAATTCGACAATGCCTGGCAGGAAATGTTAAATCATGCCACACAAAAGGTAATGGATGCGGAAAAGCAAAAGGCAGAGTGTCATGAGGAACATCAACAACGCGCTATGGTCTTCAGCACAGCCGAACAAACG GTTCAACAACTTGAAGAACGTTTCCGTCGTAGCATAAATAAATCACGCCCGTATTTCGAAGAGAAACAAATTTGCAATGATCAGCTGCTAACACAAAAGGAACGCATACACGAACTACAGCAGCAGGTACAAACAGCAAAGAACACCTACGCCACAGCGCTACGCAATCTGGAACGCATTAGCGAAGACATACACCGTCAGCGTGGTGATTTCCAACAAATGGGTGCACCACCACCGGGTCCACGTGAACCGGGCGTTGGCGCCGAACTAAATTCGCCTACAACGACAACGCTGCCACCGTTGCCCGACTTCCAATTGGAGTTGGAGAAGTGTGATTATCCTTCAATTGCCGGCAGCCAAATATCGCTGAGTGGCAATTCGCATCGTTCCAGCGATTTGGCGAGTGTCAGCACTCAACCTGCCTCCATGAGCCACAGTGTTGGTGGCGATGAATCCGAAACCGAAGAGTGTGAAGCCGACTATGCGGATAGTGCTGAATTGAATGGTGTCGTAGATGAACGTGATCTCGAAGAACTGCGTCAGAAGGTGAAAATACTCGCAGTACGCCCGATCGAGGGTGGCGATGGTGAACAACAGCGCAATGATATGTGGGAACATGAATTAACCGCCACCGTAAATAAGTTAGATCAATTAATGCTAATGAATGAATGTGCGTTGAAGCAACAGAAGCAGCTTAAAAtgaaacaacagcagcagcagcaacaaaaacaacctgAACGGCAAATGACTGGCGCCGGTGTACGTCCCGTTTCTTTAGGCGCGGAGGCACCAGCACAAATGTACGATATTGTACACGCCAAACCGGCAGCAGTGGTTGAGGAAATCGACGAAGATGACGTTGATGTAGTTGTGGTGACGGGCAAGGCAGGACCGCTCGTACAAATCACACATGCCAAGCAGCCAGAACCGCAAGTCGATGCTGGGGTGGTCAGTTATCCAGCTACGCCCGAACACACTGTACAGCCCTTGAAGAAATTACAGCAGAAATTGGGTCCCTTGCCAACGGTGAATGTTTCGATGCGTGAATTGCCATTGTTAGCACGTCTCTCCAACGAAATACTCGACCGTACAACTAGCAACAATAGAGTCCGTCAGTTGCGGCGACGTTCGCTGGACTAA